Genomic window (Candidatus Effluviviaceae Genus I sp.):
CACGCCGCCGCCGCTCGGCCCTCGTCACGGAGCCCCGGTAGAGGAGGGGAAGCGACACGTTGGCGACGACGTCGATCCTGGGGAGGAGGTTGAAGTTCTGGAAGACGAACCCGATCTCCTTGTTCCTCACGCGGGCGAGGGCGGGTCCGGTGAGGCCGCCCACCTCGCGGTCGTGCAGCAGATACCTGCCCGACGTGGGCGTGTCGAGACACCCGAGGACGTGCATGAGCGTGGACTTCCCCGAACCCGACGGCCCCATGACCGCGACGTACTCGCCGTCGTCAATCGCCAGGGTCACGCCGCGCAGGGCCTGGACCTGCGCCGCCCCCAGCTCGTAGGTCTTCGTGAGCGCCTCCGTGCGGATCAGCATGGGCGCCTCATCCCCGCCGGCCGGCGGCCATGCGCTCGCGCCGGAGCTCGTCCTCGGTCTTCTGCTGGCCCTCGAGCGCCGGGTCGTAGAGCGCAACCTCCTCACCCTCGCTGAGTCCCGAGACGACCTCGACCAGGTCGATCGTGCTGATGCCCGTCCGGATCTCCCGCTCGACCGGCGCGTTCCCGCTCCCGTCGAACACGTACACCACGTGCCGGCCCTGCTTCCTGAACACGGCCTCGACCGGGACCGTGAGCACGCCCTCCCGGTGGTCCCCCCGGATCTCGATGTTCGCCGTCATGCCTGGCCTCAGGCGCTCGTCGGAGTCCGTGACGTCGATCTCGATGTCGAAGATCTTGACGCCCTCCGCGCTGCGCGCCGCGGGGGCGATGTGCGTGATGACTCCGTGGTACTCGACATCGGGGTAGGCGTCCACGTCGATGGCCACCGCCTGCCCGTTCCGTATCTTGCCGGCGTCCACCTCGTTCACGCCCGCCCTGATCTGCATGGCCGAGAGGTTGGCGATGGCCATGAGCGTCGAGCCGCTCGTGTACGAGAGCGCGCCCGACGTGACGATCTCGCCCTCCTCGATCTGGAGCTCGATGACGATGCCCGACGCGGGCGCGAGGATCTCGAGGAACTGCGCGGACTCGGCCTCGGGCTCCGTCGTGACGCCGTCCTCGGCGGCGAGTTTCATCTGCTCGAGCGCCGAGCGGTATTCGATCGTGGCGATGTCGAGGGCGTCCTTCGAGAGCTTGAGCGCCTCGTCGGAGATGTGGCCCGCCGAGTGGAGATTGACGTCGCGCTCGTGGTCCTGCCGCGCCCGGTCGAGGTCCACCCTCGCCCGGCCGTACCCGCTCTTGAGGGTGGCGACTGTGCGGGCCTGCGCCATGTCGGGCTCGACGACCGCCAGCACGCCGCCCTTGTTCACCCACGCGCCCTCGCGGGCGACGAGCCGCGTGATCTTCCCGCTCACCTTGGACTTCACGAGGACCTTCGTCTTCGGTTGGATCTCGCCGACCTCGGCGAGCCTGACCGCGACGTCGCCGACGGCGACCTTGGCGCGCCGCCCGTCCGGGGTCCCCGCGGCCTCCGCGCCGCGCCCGGTCCCGCCGCCGCACCCGGCGGCGAGCGCCGCGGCGGCGACGGCCGCGGCGATCCACATCGCGCTCCTTCTCATGCCCTTCCTCCCGGCCTGTCGCCGCGTCGCCCGAGGCTCCGCGGCCAGTGTATGCGTCGAGTGTGACCCCCACAAGCCCGTTTCGGTTGCCGGCCGCTGCGTTGCCCGCCGCGCTGACCGTAGCGCGGAGCGTGCCGCGGACCTTGGCGCGGGCCTCCGCGCCGATGTATACTCGCTCCTCAGGCCGCGGACGGCGGAGAACCGTTCGCGGTCCATGGCGACTGGGAGGGCTTCCGTGGTCCAGATCGAGAACGTCGCGGTGTCCTTCGCGGGCAAGCCGCTCTTCCGCAACGTGAACTGGCGGATCGGCGACGAAGACCGCGTGGGGCTTGTCGGGCCCAACGGCTGCGGCAAGACGACGCTCCTCCGGCTGATCCGCGGCGACGTCCATCCTGACGAGGGGACCATCTCCGCCTCCCGCAAGACGACGTACGGATACCTCCCGCAGGAGGAACTCACCCTCAGGGGGCGGACTCTCTTCGACGAGGCCGTGTCGGTCTTCGGCCGCCTGTCCGTCATCGAGACGAGGATGCGCGAGCTCGAGCACCTCATGGCCGAGATCCCGCCCGAGGGGCCCGAGCACGACCGCGTCATGCGTGAGTACTCCGAGCTCCACCACGAGTTCGAGGCGAAGGACGGGTTCACGATCGACTCCAGGGTCGCCGAGGTGCTCTCGGGGCTCGGGTTCGCGGTCTCCGATCACGGGAGGATGACCGAGGAGTTCAGCGGCGGGTGGCAGATGCGCATCGCGCTCGCCAAGCTCCTCCTCAAGCAGCCGAACGTCCTGCTCCTCGACGAGCCGACGAACCACCTCGACCTCGAGTCCATCATCTGGCTCGAGGAGTACCTGAGATCGTACCCCGGCGCCGTCGTTCTCGTGTCGCACGACCGCACGTTCCTCGACAAGGTCGTGGGCCGCATCAGCGAGGTCTGGTCCGACGGGCTCGTGGACTACTACGGCGGCTACTCGGCGTACCGCGAGCAGCGGGAGAAGCGCCGCGAGACGCTCCTCTCGACGCGCAACCAGCAGGAGAAGCGCATTGCTCAGATCCAGCGCTTCATCGACAAGCACCGCGCCGACAAGTTCCAGGCCGCGATGGTGCAGAGCCGCATCAGGATGCTCGAGAAGATCGAGCTCGTCGAGGTGCCGCGCGACCGGAAGGGCATCCACTTCGAGTTCCCGCAGCCGCCGCGCGCCGCGTCCGTGCCCATGTCGGTCCGCGGCCTCTCGAAGCGCTACGGCGACACGGTCGTCTTCGACGGGATCGACTTCGACGTGTCGCGCGGCGACCGTGTGGCGGTGGTCGGCGTCAACGGCGCGGGGAAGTCCACGCTGCTCAACGTCATGGCCGGCCGGACGCCGCACCAGGGCGGCGAGGTCAAGCTCGGCAACAACGTCACGATCGAGTACTTCGGTCAGGACCCCGGACAGACGCTCAACAAGTCGAGGACCATCCTCGCGGAGCTCGAGTCCGTCGCGCCGAACGACATGCGGCCGCGGCTGCGGAATCTCCTCGGCGCGTTCCTGTTCTCGGGCGACGACGTCGAGAAGCGCGTCGGCGTGCTCTCCGGCGGAGAGAAGAGCCGGCTCGCGATCGCGAAGATGCTCCTGCGGCCCGCCAACCTCCTGCTCCTCGACGAGCCGACGAACCACCTCGACGTGTCGGCGCGCGAGGTGCTGGAGGACGCGCTCGCGCAGTACACCGGCACCGTCTGTCTCGTGTCCCACGACCGCGCCTTCATGGACCGTCTCGCGACGAAGGTCCTCGAGATCGACCGCGGCCGGCTGAGGCTCTTCCACGGCAACTACAGCGACTACCTGTACGCCAAGGAGCGTGAGAAGGCCGAGCGGTCGGGCAGCCCCGCGCCGACCGCGCCCCGACCGCGGGCCGGGAGCGACGACGGCGCGGCGGGGCCGAAGCCGAGGCGCAGCGGTCCGAAGAGCAAGGACCAGAAGCGGAAGGAAGCGGAGGCGCGCAGGGGCCTCTCCGCGGAGGAGCGCCGCCGGCGGGACACGCGACGCCAGATCATGGACGACATCTCGAAGGGCGAGAAGAGGCTCGAGGAGCTCAGGCTCGAGCTTGCGGACCCCGCGGTCTATGCGAGCGGTCAGCGGGCGAAGAAGCTCGTCGGAGAACAGCGAACCCTGCAGTCGAAGGTGGACCGCCTCTACGAACGATGGGCGGAGCTGGAGGGCTGACCCCGCGCCCCGCCCATCGCCTTCCCGCGTGACGTCACGGACGTCACTTGAGGATCGTCATCTTCTTCACGTCGGACCAGCCGTCGACCGTCAGACGGCAGAAGTACACGCCGGACGACACGCGGTCGCCCCGCGCGTCGCGGCCGTCCCACCGCGCCTCGTGGCGCCCCGCCGGTGCAGGACCGTCGGCGAGCACCGTGACGAGCCTGCCCGCCACGTCGTACACGGCGAGCCTCACGCGCGCGCCGTCCGCGCCCACCGCGTAGCGGATGGTCGTCGTCGGGTTGAACGGGTTCGGCGCGTTCTGCTCGAGCCCGTGCGGCCGCGCGACCGGAGCCTCGGCGACGCCGCTGGTCCCGATGAGCCCGAGGTCGGCGAGGATCCGCCGCACGTACTCGGTGCGCGTCGAGGGATACGCCGCGTCCGTCATGCCGCCGAGGAGCACCGGGACCATGTAGAGCCTGGCGCCGGTTCCCGGAGGCGCGTACACCGTACCGCGGCCGTTCGAAGCCTGGTCGCTCCAGAGCCGTGACGCGCCCGGGCTTCCGTCCGGCGTGACGCGCCCCACCATCTGGTCCGGCCAGCCCTTGTAGTCGTAGGCGAAGCTCTGGCCGTCCGCCACCTGCCCGGGCTCGCCCATGATCGAGGCGACGTTCCCGATGCTCCGACCCGACCCTGCCGCGTGGACCGCATGGAACCTGCTCCACAGCTCCCTGCTCGCGGGCGTGCCGTTGACGTAGTACGTCCCCCCGAAGTTCGGCTCCTCGACGTACACGCTGCCACCCGCGTCGATGGAGGCCGTCAGGGCGCCGATCTCGTCGGCGGTCATCGGGACGTTCACGCCGCCCTGGCCCGCGTACTGGATGACGCCGCCGAGGTACACGATGAGCTCGAACGGAGCGAGGTTCGACGGCAGCGTCTTCGTGACCACGTACAGCTCTCCGATCGCGTCGAGCGCCTGGATCCAGGGCGCCTCGCACCCGTCCGCGGCGGTGAAGTCGTCGTTGACCCCGTCGAAGGGCGTGTCGCCGTCGTCGGCGTCCCACACGAGGATCCGCGCGTTCTGGCTGGCCGCGATCGGCCCGCGCGCGGCCACGACGGGGTCCTCGTTCCCCGAGAGGTCGAGCGCCGTCACGGCGTACCAGTACGGGACGCCCTCCGCGACGCCGGTGTCCGTCCACGAGGTCTCGTCGGGCGGCAGGATCGCGCCGGTGACGGGCGTCATCCCCGCGACGCTCGTGAGCGCCGTCTCGCTCCGGTAGATCCTGTAGCACGCGAAGTCCGCGGGCGGCTCGTACCCCGCCCACGAGAGCTCGAGCACGCCGCCCGTGTCGAACGGGTCGGACACGACGAGCTGCGCGACGCGCGCCGGCGGCTCCGTGTCCGCTGGCCGGTCGACCGCCTGGATCGTCCTGACGAGCGCGAGGATCCCCTGTCCCGTCACGGTCATCGTCATGGGGCCCTCGGCCGACGGGGCGGGCAGCAGCCACGCGACGCCGTCCTGTCCCGCCGTTGCCGTCACGGACACGCCCGATCCGGACAGGTGCACGATGGCGCCGCCGACGGGCGCGCCGCCCCGCGACACCGTCGCGACGAACGGATGCTCGCCGAGCGGGACCGACGCGACGTGGTTCACGGTCGCCGCGACCGGCTCCTGCGTCCAGATGGTCATCTCGGGGTCGCCCAGGAGGTTGAGCTCGTACAGGCAGTACCTGTAGTAGTCGTTCGTCCTCGCGAGCCCCACGAGCGCGTCCTTGTGCGCGGCGTGGGTCATGCCGATCCGATCAACGCCCTCGTTGAAGAGCTGCCGGAAGAACTCGCGGTCGAACTCGTCGGACGTTCCTCCGCCGGGATTGCCCGGGGAGCCCCAGCCGTACCGGCTGTTGCCGACGAACGCCACGCCGCCGCGGGCGGCGTGCACCCAGTGCTCGGCGATTGCGTCGTAGTCGATGGCCGCGGCCCAGCACCCGATGGAGTAGAAGATGCCGTAGCGGGAGACGTTGGTGAGGTTGTCGAAGTCCGAGGAGTAGAGCGAGCTCGAGCCGATGCTCATCACGTTCCAGTTGGCGTGGCCCACGTGGTTCACGATGTTCCGGCCCGCGTTGAGTTCGGAGATCGTCCTGGACTTCGTCAGGAGACCGTTGGTCTGGTACAGCTTCGAGATGGGATCGAACCGCTCCGGGACCGACTCGTCGTCGATCATGTCCTTGCAGATGCCGCCGTCGGTGTAGGGCGACGTCCAGAGGACCTCGGCGAGGAAAAGCGCTCTCGTCTGGTAGTCCGTGGCGGGCGCAGCGGCGCCCGACGCGCCCTGGTACGTGAGCGTCTTGCTGACGAACCGGGTCGCCTCGGTCGTGTTGTCCACCGGGGCGCGGCCCACGAACACGTCGGCGTACATGTCCACGTTGTCGTGCCAGACCTCTCCCCACGTGCCGTCGCCGTCGGCGTTCCACGTCCCGTCGAGATCGGAGTAGTAGAGATCGCACCTCAGATCGTCCTCGCCGGGTGTTCCCTGTCCCGATGTCATCGCGTACGCGATGCGCGCGGGCACGACGTTGGTGTCGCCGCCGAGGAGCACCCACTGGGTCCCGTGGTTCTCGTAGTGGTCGATGATGCAGTTCCTGATGCGTTCCTGGTTGTCCACGCCGCCGTAGTTGGCGTAGACCCAGGTCGTCGTGAGGACCTGCGCGGGGATGCCCTTCTGCGTCTTCCAGTCCGCGAGCGGCTGGAAGGTCGAGGCGAGCGACGAGCTCGTGATGATGAGGTACTCCGCGTCGCCGCTTCGGCCGCCTGCGCGCATCGCCGGCGCGGGAGAGACGTCGGCGGGATTGACGACCATGCGGCGGAGTCTCTCGACGGCCGCGCCGTCCTTGAGCGGTCGTCGCGGCTCCCTGTCCGTGTCCGGCGCGAGCGTGAGCGTGACGCGCACGGACTCGCACAGCGTGAGCCGGCCCTCGGCGGGCGCGTACCGGACGGGGAACACGGCCACGGACGCGACAGGGCGTCCGGCCAGCATGCCGTTGGCCAGGAGCGCGGCGGCGCGCTCAGGGTAGGGGGCGGACGAGGCGTACGCGACGGGGTCGGGGGCGACGAGGTCCATGGGGCCAGGGCGCGAGAGGGGCACCTGCGGCTGAACCGGCCGGACGTCGTAGGAACCGTCGAGCCTCCGCTCGGCCGTCACCTCGGCGTCCACTCCGACCGCCACCAGGCCCTCCGGAAGCGCGAACGTGATCACCTTGAGCGGTAGCTCAGGAAAGCCGATGTCTGTGGTGGTCGCCGCGCCACGGAGGCGGACGACGTCGCGACCGTCGAGGCGCGCGATGGTCAGATCGGCGCGCTCGAACTCGACCGCGGCGGACACGACAGCCACCCCAGCGTGAGCGGTGGCGCAGACCACAAGGATGGCGACAAGGGGCATGATCGGCCGGAGCCCGGTCGGACGCATTCGGTCCCTCCCTGTTCCCGGGGTGCGGTGCCTCCAATCCACGACAAGACACAATGTTACCCCTTCTTGCCGCCCCGGTCAAGGAATGCCTCGGCGGAGCGGCCCCTCCGGCGCGCCGCCCGGCCGAGCCAGTCGCGCGCGTCGGCGCCAGAGGCCCGGCTTGACATCGAGGGGCCCGTCGTTCTATAGAAGGAGCGGGCCGGACTCCCGGCACCGTCACGCCGGGGGACATGCGAGGCCCGGACCCCCCGAACGCCGACGCGCGCCGCGGCCGCGCGCCCGGCGAGGCGCCTGCTCGACGTCGGAGGGAGCGTGAAGCGAGAGACCGTCGTCATGATCCTCGCCGGAGGCAAGGGTGAGCGCCTCTGGCCCCTGACCCGCGACCGCGCCAAGCCCTCGGTGCCGTTCGGCGGCATCTACCGCATCATCGACTTCAGCCTCTCCAACGCCATCAACTCAGGCCTCCGGCGCATCTTCGTCCTCACGCAATACAAGTCCATCTCGCTTGCCAGGCACCTCAGGGAAGGATGGGGCTTCCTGAGCAGCACGCTCGGGGAGTTCGTCGAGAACGTGCCGGCCCAGCAGCGGGTGGGCGAGGACTGGTATCGCGGGACTGCCGACGCCATATGGCAGAACGCGTACCTGCTCGACCAGCTCAACCCCGCGTACGTGCTGGTCCTCTCGGGCGACCACGTCTACACGATGGACTACAGCGGCCTGCTCGCGTATCACGTCACGGCCGGTGGAGACTGCACGATCTGCGTCCAGGAGCGCCCCGTCTCGGAGGCCTCGGCGCTGGGAGTGGTCGAGGTGGACGACAGGCTTCGCGTCCGCGGCTTCGAGGAGAAGCCGCGAGCCCCGAAGACCGTCCCAGGAAGGCCGGACAGCGTGCTCGCGTCCATGGGCATCTACGTGTTCACCACCCGCTTCATGGTCGATCGTCTCGCGAAGGCGGCCTCGGAGGACAAGTTCGACTTCGGCCGCCACGTGATCCCCGACATGGTGGCTGGCGGCAACGACGTGCGCGCCTTTGTCTTCGGTGGGGAGGGAGGGTCGAACTACTGGCGCGACGTCGGGACGATCGATGCGTACTGGTCCGCGAACATGGATCTCGTCGAGATCACGCCGCAACTCAATCTCTATGACGACAGCTGGCCGATCCACACCTATCAGGGCAGGTATCCCCCGGCCAAGTTCCTCTACGACGATCCCGGCGGAGAGGGGCGGATGGGCGTCGCCGTCGACTCGATCGTGTCCACCGGCTGCGTCATCTCCGGCGGTCGCATCCAGCGGTGCGTGCTGTCGCCTCGCGTGCGGACGAACAGCTACAGCTACGCGTTCGAGAGCATCCTCATGGAAGGCGTTGACGTCGGCCGCTACGCGAAGCTCCGCCGCGTCATCGTGGACAAGGGCGTCCGCATCCCCCCCAGGACCCAGATCGGCTACGATCCGGAGGAAGACGCCGCGCGCTTCACCATCACCGAGAACGGCGTCGTGGTGGTCCCGAAGGGCTACCGGTTCCCCGAGTGACGGTGGCGCGAGGTCGCGCGGTGCGCCGGCGCCCGCCGCGGCCGTGCCCTCACCGGCAGGCGCCTTGGCCTCCGGCCGTCCCCGAAGCCTCGGAGGTCGGCTCCTCCATGCGTGAAGGTCCTTCTCCGGCCAGACTCGCCCGCGCCGCGCGCGAGCGCGTCTACCGGCGGACGCTGCGGCTGGCGGCGTGCCTCGCGATCGCGGGGCACGCCGCTCTGTTCCTCTCCCTGACGCCGCCGCACCGCATCCCTCTCGTCAGGCACCTGGGGTACGAGGGCCCCCTCAGGATCCTCCCGGAGATCTCCGAGATGCGGGAGCCGGGCCCCGTCGAGTCGGAGCGGGAGAGCGTCTCCGGGCGAGGCGCGAGCGGCGCGTTCCGCGCCATCGATATCGCCATCGTCGACAGCGAGCGGCCGGTGGGAGAACGCGTCCGCGAGGACGTGGGCGCTCGCGACGAGACGGTGGGCGACGAGAACCTCACCCAGCTGGAGCAGACGCTGCCGCAGCCGACGAGCCGCGAGCTCGTCGTGCTCAAGCTGGTCAAGCCCGAGTATCCGCGGTCGTCGGTGCTCGACGGCGTCGAAGGCGTCGTGACGTTCCGCGTGCACGTCACGAGGGACGGCACGGTCGCGCGGGTGTGGCGCATGAGTTCGGAGGTCGACCGCGCGTGCGACGAGGCCGCGCGCCGAGCGCTGCTCCAGTGGCGCTTCAGGCCGTTCCTGTCGGAGGGGACCCCCACGGACGTGCTCGTTGACCAGAGGATCCGCTTCATCCTCACCGGCGCAGAGGCCGTGACGGGGGCGACGCGCGGGCAGGCCGGGGCGGCGCGCGGCCGGGCGCTTCCTTGACACCGGGCGGCGCGTCGGGGACACTGAGAGCGTCACGCGGGCCGGGAGCGTCCCCGGCCCGAACGATCGGAGTCCGTTTGAGCCTCGGGTTCTCATGGGCCGCCGGGCGCGAGCGCCGCGACTGCAGGGTCGGCGCGGCGGTGCCGGCGGTCCTTCTCGTCCTCGCGGCGGCGCTCGCCCGTCCTGCGGTCGCGGCGGACCTTGACCGCAGTCTGTTCGTCCCCGTGGACGAGCTTCGCCCCGGCGATCGCTGCGTCGGCCGGACCGTGTTCTCCGGCAGCGCCGTCGAGGAGTTCGAGATCGAGATCGTCGGCGTCGTCAGGGGCGAGGCGCCGCAGAGCGACCTCATCATCGCCCGGGCCTCCGGTGGGCCGCTCGAGAAGACCGGCATCCTCGCGGGAATGAGCGGGAGCCCGGTGTACCTGGGCGGCAGGCTCGTCGGGGCGATCGCGTCGACGTGGAGCTTCTCGAAGGAGCCGATCGCCGGAGTGACCCCGATCGCCGAGATGCTCCCGGCGCTCGACCTCATGGACGGCGCGAGCAGGACCGGCGACGGGACCGGTGGGACCCTCGGCCCGCTCGTCGTTCCCGGTCCGGAGCGGGCGGTCTCGCGCGCGGCATGGCTTCTCGGGGCGAGCGGCGCGGCCGGCGTCGTCCCGGACGGTTCGGTCGACGCGCGCGGCGCCGGGATCCTGGGCGGCGAGGCGGTGCGCCTCCCGCTTCCCCTCGTCGTGTCGGGCGGGAGCGACGCGTTCCTTGGCGGCGTCTCCGGTGTGCTCGCGGGGCTCGGCTTCACGCCCGTGCGGGGCGCCTCGGGGGGGGCTGCCGACGAGCAGGCCGGCGAGCCGGTTCCCGGCTCGGCCATCGGCGTTCAGCTCGTGCGCGGCGACGCGAACTGGACGGCCGTGGGCACGCTCACGCACCGCGAGGACGATCGCGTCATCGCGTTCGGCCACCCGCTCTTTCAGGGCGGCGAGGTCGAGCTTCCGATGGTGGGCGCGTACGTTCACGCGCTCCTGCCGCTCCAGTCGATGTCGTTCAAGTACGCGACCGGCTCCGAGCTCCTCGGCACGATGGTCCAGGACCGGCGGCGGATGGTCGCCGGGCGTCTCGGTCCGGCGCCGAAGATGATCGGGCTCTCCCTGCGCGTCGTGGCGGGCTCGGGCGAACCGCGCTCGTTCGAGTTCGAGGTTGCCAGAGCGCGGCCCTACTCCGCGGTCTTCGCCGGGCTCGCCGTCGCGGGCGCGCTCGACGAGGTCCTTCGGAGCGTGGCGCCGAGCTCGGTCGAGCTGCGCGCGCGGATCTCAACGGACGCCGGGCCGCTCGAGTACGCCGAGGTGCTGCACACACAGAGCCCGGCGTTCCGGGTCGGCGGCGAGATCGCCGCGCTCATGGACGTCGTGCTGGCCAACGCCTTCGAGCGGCGCGAGATCTCGAGCGTGTCGCTCGACGTCGCGGTGCTCGAGGAGGAGCGGTGGGCCGCGATCGAGCGCGTGTCCGCCGACCGCGCCGTGTACCGTCCCGGCGAGGACGTGCTGGTCTCCGTGACCCTTCGGCAGTGGCAGGGCGGCCGCGTCACGCGGACCGCGGCGCTCAGGGTCCCGCCCTCGACGCCCGACGGTCGATTCGTGCTCCGGGTCGCCTCGGCCCAGTCGTTCCGCGAGGGCGAGCGCCAGCGCCTCGGCGACGGGCTTCGTCCGAGGAACTACGAGCAGCTGCTGTCCCTCGTCGAGCGTTCCCGGCCGGGCAACGCGCTCGTCGCGCAGCTCCTGTCGGACGGTCCCGGGGTCTCCCTCTCCGGTCAGGAGATGCGCTCGATCCCCGGGCGCGCCGCGCTCGCGATGGCGCGCGCGGCGACGAGCGGGGTCGTGGACCGGGCCACGGCCGCGTGCGTCGCGGAATCCGAGATCCGGATCGACCGCGAGGCGCGGGGAACGATGGACGTGGTCATCACGGTGGCGCGGGACCGCTAGACCCGGCGGGCGCGGTCGCCGCGGACATCATGGAGGAGCGATGAGGCCGACTTCCCTTCCGCTGTGCGCCGCCGTCGCGTGGGCGCTGGCCGCGGCAGGCCCGGCGCGGGCGGTGTCCACGTCGTTCTGGCTCACGGACACGGCCGAGGGGTTCGAATCCGGGCGGGCGTCGGGGGTGTCGGTCCTCGAGGAGGGAGCGTTGGCGCTGTCGCCCGCCTCCGAGCGCGCGGACGTTCCCGACGCCGCGTACGTGTGGGCCGCGGTCCCCGGCGCGCAGGGCGTCGCGTACGTCGCCGCGGGGACGCCCGGGCAGCTCTACGAGCTCGCGGACGGCAAGCTGACGCTTCTCTTCGAGGACGCCACGGCCGACTTCCCGGCCGTCGCCGTGGGGCACGGAGGCGACGTGTTCGTCGGGACCGCTCCCGGCGGGCAGGTGTACCGCGTGAAGCCTGACGGGACGGGCAGCCTCTTCTACGACACCGGGCAGGGCTACGTCTGGAGCATGGCCTACTCCAGGGAGCACGGCCTTCTTGTGGGCACCGGCTCGTCGGCCAAGGTGTTCAGCCTCGGCGCCGACGGGAAGGCGCGCGTTGTCCTCGAGTCGCAGGAGTCGAGCATCACGGCGCTGGTCTGCTCGGGAGACAGGGTCCTCGCGGGCACGTCGGGCGAGGGGCTGCTGATGGACATCACACCCGGTCGCCCGGCGACCGTGCTGTTCGACTCGTCCTCCGAGGAGATCTCAGCCATCGTGGCGATGCCGGGAGGGGAGATCTACTTCGCCGGCACCGACGTGTCGCTGTCCGACGCCCTCAGCACAGATCCCGAGAGCCGCGCCGAGCTTGGTGTGGGCGCCGTGTGGCGCACCACACCCGCCGGCGGGGCGGTCGGCCTGTGGCAGTCGGCTGACACGCCGGTGACAGCTCTCGGTCTGGGTCCCGACGGCGGCGTGTGGGCCGGGAGCGGCGCGGGGGGCGTGATCTGCTCCGTGGGCTCGCGAGGGAAGTCCGACCTCATCGCCGACCTCGACGAGGAGGAGGTGCTGTCCATCACGGGCGCCGGGGCGCGGACGCTCGTGACGACGGGCGTCCCCGGCGCCGTGTACTCCTTCCACACCGGCGCGGGGCGGGCCGGTTCCTACGAGTCGGAGCCTCTGCGGGGCGGGTCCGTCGTCT
Coding sequences:
- a CDS encoding ABC transporter ATP-binding protein; the encoded protein is MLIRTEALTKTYELGAAQVQALRGVTLAIDDGEYVAVMGPSGSGKSTLMHVLGCLDTPTSGRYLLHDREVGGLTGPALARVRNKEIGFVFQNFNLLPRIDVVANVSLPLLYRGSVTRAERRRRAIEVLETLRLSHRLGHRPNELSGGERQRAAIARALVSDPSILLADEPTGNLDSKTGREIMDVLDALSAGGKTVVIVTHDAGVASHARRVLQFEDGVVAREDRR
- a CDS encoding efflux RND transporter periplasmic adaptor subunit → MRRSAMWIAAAVAAAALAAGCGGGTGRGAEAAGTPDGRRAKVAVGDVAVRLAEVGEIQPKTKVLVKSKVSGKITRLVAREGAWVNKGGVLAVVEPDMAQARTVATLKSGYGRARVDLDRARQDHERDVNLHSAGHISDEALKLSKDALDIATIEYRSALEQMKLAAEDGVTTEPEAESAQFLEILAPASGIVIELQIEEGEIVTSGALSYTSGSTLMAIANLSAMQIRAGVNEVDAGKIRNGQAVAIDVDAYPDVEYHGVITHIAPAARSAEGVKIFDIEIDVTDSDERLRPGMTANIEIRGDHREGVLTVPVEAVFRKQGRHVVYVFDGSGNAPVEREIRTGISTIDLVEVVSGLSEGEEVALYDPALEGQQKTEDELRRERMAAGRRG
- a CDS encoding ABC-F family ATP-binding cassette domain-containing protein — encoded protein: MVQIENVAVSFAGKPLFRNVNWRIGDEDRVGLVGPNGCGKTTLLRLIRGDVHPDEGTISASRKTTYGYLPQEELTLRGRTLFDEAVSVFGRLSVIETRMRELEHLMAEIPPEGPEHDRVMREYSELHHEFEAKDGFTIDSRVAEVLSGLGFAVSDHGRMTEEFSGGWQMRIALAKLLLKQPNVLLLDEPTNHLDLESIIWLEEYLRSYPGAVVLVSHDRTFLDKVVGRISEVWSDGLVDYYGGYSAYREQREKRRETLLSTRNQQEKRIAQIQRFIDKHRADKFQAAMVQSRIRMLEKIELVEVPRDRKGIHFEFPQPPRAASVPMSVRGLSKRYGDTVVFDGIDFDVSRGDRVAVVGVNGAGKSTLLNVMAGRTPHQGGEVKLGNNVTIEYFGQDPGQTLNKSRTILAELESVAPNDMRPRLRNLLGAFLFSGDDVEKRVGVLSGGEKSRLAIAKMLLRPANLLLLDEPTNHLDVSAREVLEDALAQYTGTVCLVSHDRAFMDRLATKVLEIDRGRLRLFHGNYSDYLYAKEREKAERSGSPAPTAPRPRAGSDDGAAGPKPRRSGPKSKDQKRKEAEARRGLSAEERRRRDTRRQIMDDISKGEKRLEELRLELADPAVYASGQRAKKLVGEQRTLQSKVDRLYERWAELEG
- the glgC gene encoding glucose-1-phosphate adenylyltransferase, translated to MILAGGKGERLWPLTRDRAKPSVPFGGIYRIIDFSLSNAINSGLRRIFVLTQYKSISLARHLREGWGFLSSTLGEFVENVPAQQRVGEDWYRGTADAIWQNAYLLDQLNPAYVLVLSGDHVYTMDYSGLLAYHVTAGGDCTICVQERPVSEASALGVVEVDDRLRVRGFEEKPRAPKTVPGRPDSVLASMGIYVFTTRFMVDRLAKAASEDKFDFGRHVIPDMVAGGNDVRAFVFGGEGGSNYWRDVGTIDAYWSANMDLVEITPQLNLYDDSWPIHTYQGRYPPAKFLYDDPGGEGRMGVAVDSIVSTGCVISGGRIQRCVLSPRVRTNSYSYAFESILMEGVDVGRYAKLRRVIVDKGVRIPPRTQIGYDPEEDAARFTITENGVVVVPKGYRFPE
- a CDS encoding energy transducer TonB, which produces MREGPSPARLARAARERVYRRTLRLAACLAIAGHAALFLSLTPPHRIPLVRHLGYEGPLRILPEISEMREPGPVESERESVSGRGASGAFRAIDIAIVDSERPVGERVREDVGARDETVGDENLTQLEQTLPQPTSRELVVLKLVKPEYPRSSVLDGVEGVVTFRVHVTRDGTVARVWRMSSEVDRACDEAARRALLQWRFRPFLSEGTPTDVLVDQRIRFILTGAEAVTGATRGQAGAARGRALP